Proteins encoded together in one Vitis vinifera cultivar Pinot Noir 40024 chromosome 4, ASM3070453v1 window:
- the LOC100257053 gene encoding protein OPI10 homolog, which translates to MFGVVFPNRSFPMDISTFSQIDTFHWVLDMNTFVGEAYDQVRELCIFLLNSFSLPADKALAVYIQSPGSPFLFCGAVTLSRPSAVLSLPWPEPGSGGEMRLTASGDAPLSAKIGVSVEDLAALPSLDVAAEKRIERLAMKVGENLFNFMQSFCGVDGSKLVVPMDILDRWFKKFRERAKRDPEYLKGFAL; encoded by the exons atgttCGGAGTAGTGTTTCCCAATAGGAGCTTCCCAATGGACATCTCCACCTTCTCCCAAATCGACACATTCCATTGGGTCCTCGACATGAACACTTTCGTCG GCGAGGCCTACGACCAAGTCCGCGAGCTCTGCATCTTCCTCCTCAACTCCTTCTCTCTCCCCGCCGATAAAGCCCTCGCCGTCTACATCCAGTCTCCAGGATCGCCGTTTCTCTTCTGCGGCGCCGTCACTCTCAGCCGCCCCTCCGCCGTCCTCAGCCTCCCCTGGCCAGAGCCCGGAAGCGGCGGTGAGATGCGCCTCACGGCCTCCGGCGACGCCCCCCTCTCCGCCAAGATCGGCGTCTCTGTCGAGGACCTCGCCGCGCTTCCCTCGCTTGATGTCGCCGCCGAGAAGAGGATCGAGCGGCTGGCGATGAAGGTTGGAGAGAATCTCTTTAACTTTATGCAATCGTTTTGCGGCGTCGACGGCAGTAAATTGGTGGTGCCAATGGATATTTTGGATCGGTGGTTCAAGAAGTTTAGAGAGAGGGCGAAACGCGATCCCGAGTACTTGAAGGGCTTCGCTTTGTGA